From Jaculus jaculus isolate mJacJac1 chromosome 19, mJacJac1.mat.Y.cur, whole genome shotgun sequence, a single genomic window includes:
- the Gba gene encoding lysosomal acid glucosylceramidase, which translates to MKFSSLPGKRGCSQECPKHWGRAGVAVARFIGLFLLQAVSWTSGARPCVPKSFGYSSVVCVCNATYCDSLDPLTLPAPGTFSRYESTRSGRRMELSVGKIQANRTGSGLLLTLQPEEKFQKVKGFGGAMTDAAALNILSLSPAAQDLLLKSYFSKEGIEYNIIRVPMASCDFSIRIYTYADTPDDFQLNNFSLPEEDTKLKIPLIHRALQLAQRPVSLFASPWTAPTWLKTNGAVNGKGTLKGQPGDIYHQTWANYFVKFLTAYAGYKLKFWAVTVENEPSAGLITGYPFQCLGFTAEHQRDFIARDLGPILANSTHRDIKLLMLDDQRLLLPRWAQVVLADPEAAKYVHGIAVHWYLDFLAPAKATLGETHRLFPNTMLFASEACVGSKFWEQSVRLGSWDRGTRYSHSIITNLLYYVAGWTDWNLALNPEGGPNWVRNFVDSPIIVDTAKDTFYKQPMFYHLGHFSKFIPEGSQRVGLVASEEHDLDTVALMRPDGSVVVVVLNRSSKDVPLTISDPALGFLETISPGYSIHTYLWRRQ; encoded by the exons ATGAAGTTCTCAAGTCTTCCGGGAAAG CGTGGCTGTTCTCAGGAGTGTCCCAAACACTGGGGCAGGGCAGGTGTCGCCGTTGCCAGGTTCATTGGATTGTTCCTACTTCAGGCAGTGTCGTGGACTTCAG gtgctcgACCTTGCGTCCCTAAAAGCTTTGGCTACAGCTCGGTGGTTTGCGTCTGCAATGCCACGTACTGTGATTCTCTTGACCCTCTGACCCTCCCTGCCCCTGGCACCTTCAGCCGCTATGAGAGCACACGCAGTGGGCGGCGGATGGAGCTGAGTGTGGGGAAAATCCAGGCCAATCGCACAGGCTCAG GGCTACTACTAACCCTGCAGCCAGAAGAGAAATTCCAGAAAGTGAAAGGGTTTGGAGGGGCCATGACAGATGCTGCTGCTCTcaacattctttctctgtcacctgCTGCCCAGGATTTGCTTCTCAAGTCTTACTTCTCTAAAGAAG GAATTGAATATAACATTATCCGGGTACCCATGGCCAGCTGTGACTTCTCCATCCGTATCTACACCTACGCTGACACCCCTGACGACTTCCAGTTAAACAACTTCAGCCTCCCAGAGGAGGACACTAAGCTCAAG ATACCCCTGATTCATCGAGCCCTGCAGTTGGCCCAACGTCCTGTGTCACTCTTCGCCAGTCCCTGGACAGCACCTACTTGGCTCAAGACCAATGGGGCAGTGAATGGGAAGGGGACACTCAAGGGTCAGCCAGGGGATATCTACCACCAGACCTGGGCCAACTATTTTGTCAA GTTCCTGACGGCCTATGCGGGGTACAAGTTAAAGTTCTGGGCAGTGACGGTGGAGAATGAGCCTTCGGCAGGGCTGATTACTGGGTACCCCTTCCAGTGCCTGGGCTTCACTGCGGAGCATCAGCGAGACTTCATTGCCCGTGACCTGGGTCCAATCCTTGCCAACAGCACCCATCGCGATATCAAACTGCTCATGCTAGATGACCAGCGTTTGCTGCTGCCCCGCTGGGCACAGGTG GTCCTCGCAGACCCAGAGGCAGCCAAGTATGTTCACGGCATTGCTGTGCACTGGTACCTGGACTTCCTGGCTCCGGCAAAAGCCACCCTGGGGGAGACACACCGTCTGTTCCCCAACACCATGCTCTTTGCCTCGGAGGCATGCGTGGGCTCCAAGTTCTGGGAGCAGAGTGTGCGGCTGGGCTCCTGGGACCGAGGGACGCGGTACAGCCACAGCATCATCACG AACCTGCTCTACTACGTGGCCGGCTGGACCGACTGGAACCTCGCCCTGAATCCTGAAGGGGGCCCCAACTGGGTCCGAAACTTCGTGGACAGCCCCATCATTGTAGACACTGCCAAAGACACGTTTTACAAACAGCCCATGTTCTACCACCTTGGCCACTTCAG CAAGTTCATTCCCGAGGGCTCCCAGAGAGTGGGACTGGTAGCTAGTGAGGAGCATGACCTGGACACAGTGGCACTGATGCGCCCTGATGGCTCCGTAGTTGTGGTGGTGCTAAATCG CTCCTCTAAGGATGTGCCCCTTACCATCAGTGATCCTGCCCTGGGCTTCCTGGAGACCATCTCACCTGGCTACTCCATTCACACCTACTTGTGGCGTCGCCAGTGA
- the Mtx1 gene encoding metaxin-1 translates to MAAPMELFCWSGAWGLPSVDLDSLAVLTYARFTGAPLKVHKISNPWRSPSGALPALQTSQGEVISVPHKIITHLRKEKYNADYDLSARQGADTLAFMSLLEEKLLPVLIHTFWVDPKNYVEVTRKWYAEAMPFPLNFFLPGRMQRQHMERLQLLCGQHEADSEEELEKELYQEARECLTLLSQRLGSQKFFFGDAPASLDAFVFSHLALLLQAKLPSGKLQTHLRGLPNLCAYCAHILSLYFPWDGAEVPPPRQTPAGPDTEEEPYRRRTQVLSVLAGLAAMVGYALLSGIISIQRSTPARAPGARGLAMAEEDEEE, encoded by the exons ACTTACGCCAGATTTACTGGTGCTCCGCTCAAGGTGCACAAGATAAGCAACCCCTGGAGGAGCCCCTCAG GAGCTCTGCCTGCCCTTCAAACCAGTCAGGGAGAAGTCATCTCAGTGCCACACAAGATCATCACCCATCTTCGAAAAGAG AAATACAACGCCGACTACGATCTGTCAGCCCGGCAAGGAGCAGATACGCTGGCCTTCATGTCCCTGCTGGAGGAGAAACTGCTCCCGGTGCTG ATACATACTTTTTGGGTAGACCCCAAGAACTATGTGGAAGTGACCCGGAAGTGGTATGCTGAGGCAATGCCCTTCCCCCTCAACTTCTTCCTGCCGGGGCGGATGCAGCGGCAGCACATGGAGCGCCTGCAGCTGCTGTGTGGGCAGCACGAGGCCGACAGCGAGGAAGAGCTGGAGAAGGAG CTCTACCAAGAGGCTCGGGAGTGCCTGACCCTTCTTTCCCAGCGCCTGGGCTCACAGAAGTTCTTCTTCGGAGACGC ccccgcctCCCTGGACGCGTTTGTTTTCAGCCACTTGGCCTTGCTGCTGCAGGCGAAGCTGCCCAGTGGGAAGCTGCAGACCCACCTCCGGGGGCTGCCCAATCTCTGTGCCTACTGTGCCCACATTCTCAGCCTTTACTTCCCCTGGGATGGAG CTGAGGTGCCACCCCCacgccagacaccagcaggcccAGACACTGAGGAGGAGCCATACCGGCGGCGGACGCAGGTCCTCTCCGTGCTGGCGGGGCTGGCGGCCATGGTGGGCTATGCCTTGCTCAGTGGCATCATCTCTATCCAGCGGTCAACCCCTGCCCGGGCCCCAGGTGCCCGGGGTCTGGCCATGGctgaggaggatgaagaggaatGA